Proteins encoded within one genomic window of Halodesulfurarchaeum formicicum:
- a CDS encoding DUF4382 domain-containing protein, with translation MNPQNSSNDGDIDGPTLPRRKLLAVGAGVGVSLLAGCTGDTNGSETGTFRLLVSDQPADIADFDRLDVTLDSARVFEGEAGTTTEAEPTKTTSAPETTTEETTTQEDGTTETTVEAETTTTTGTETDADERGFFRLDLEGKTVDLTQVVGEDAISVFDGELETGTYNKIELEVAAVEGIVDGEEVPVKVPSEKLQIVKPFEVTADEPVEFVFDINVVKKGPNGYNLLPVISESGVAGRDVEYREVTQNESGD, from the coding sequence ATGAACCCACAGAACTCATCGAACGACGGTGACATCGACGGCCCGACCCTCCCGCGACGAAAGCTACTCGCGGTCGGCGCCGGTGTCGGCGTCAGCCTCCTGGCCGGGTGTACCGGCGACACCAACGGAAGCGAGACCGGAACCTTCCGGCTGCTCGTGAGCGACCAGCCCGCGGACATCGCTGACTTCGACCGACTGGACGTGACCCTCGACAGCGCTCGCGTGTTCGAAGGCGAAGCGGGGACGACCACCGAAGCGGAGCCCACCAAAACCACGTCCGCACCAGAGACGACCACCGAGGAAACAACCACCCAGGAGGACGGGACCACCGAGACCACCGTCGAAGCGGAGACAACCACCACGACGGGGACCGAAACCGACGCGGACGAGCGGGGCTTCTTCCGGCTCGACCTGGAGGGAAAAACCGTCGACCTGACCCAGGTGGTCGGCGAGGACGCGATCTCCGTCTTCGACGGCGAACTCGAGACTGGCACCTACAACAAGATCGAACTCGAGGTGGCCGCAGTCGAGGGGATCGTCGACGGCGAGGAAGTACCGGTCAAAGTTCCGAGTGAAAAGCTCCAGATCGTGAAACCCTTCGAGGTCACCGCCGACGAGCCAGTCGAGTTCGTCTTCGACATCAACGTCGTCAAGAAGGGGCCGAACGGCTACAACCTCCTGCCCGTGATCTCCGAGAGTGGGGTCGCCGGCCGTGACGTGGAGTACCGGGAGGTCACCCAGAACGAGTCCGGCGACTAA
- a CDS encoding alpha/beta hydrolase codes for MRDATPGPHQGQPLVQAGTAVEDAHAALILVHGRGASARSIIQFGRQVAPTEFVLLAPQAADNEWYPQSFLAPVEQNEPGRRSGLQAIDDAVETARAASIPTERIALAGFSQGACLVSEYVARNPDRYGGLAVLSGGLLGETVDPADYQGALDGTPVFLGCSDIDPHIPEQRVHATAAVFESLDAAVDTRIYDGMAHTVNDDELDAVAAMLADLD; via the coding sequence ATGCGTGACGCCACCCCTGGCCCACATCAGGGCCAACCGCTCGTTCAGGCCGGAACGGCTGTCGAGGACGCCCACGCGGCCCTTATCTTGGTCCACGGTCGCGGGGCGAGTGCCCGGAGCATCATCCAGTTCGGTCGCCAGGTCGCGCCGACCGAATTTGTACTGTTGGCGCCGCAAGCAGCCGACAACGAGTGGTATCCCCAGTCGTTTCTGGCCCCGGTCGAGCAGAACGAGCCAGGTCGCCGGTCCGGGCTCCAGGCGATCGACGACGCCGTGGAAACGGCCCGGGCGGCCTCGATTCCGACCGAGCGAATCGCACTCGCTGGGTTCTCCCAGGGCGCGTGTCTCGTGAGCGAGTACGTTGCCCGGAATCCCGACCGCTACGGTGGCCTGGCCGTGTTGAGCGGCGGCCTGCTGGGCGAGACTGTCGATCCGGCAGACTACCAGGGAGCCCTCGACGGGACGCCGGTCTTTCTCGGCTGTAGCGATATCGACCCACACATCCCCGAACAGCGAGTGCACGCGACCGCAGCCGTATTCGAATCCCTCGATGCAGCCGTCGACACCCGGATCTACGACGGAATGGCGCACACGGTCAACGACGACGAACTCGACGCGGTGGCGGCCATGCTCGCGGATCTCGACTGA
- a CDS encoding metal-dependent hydrolase, with product MYRTGHYGAALLVYAPIGFVLLAAGFDELAAVGAVVVAGGSMVPDWDQKVPFISHRGITHTIWFALLAGALLGAAGWYVGEGMAPRAQLGLAAFGALLGIVTIGAHILADALTPMGIRPFEPLGHGSYSLELTNASNPIGNGLLLVLGLLATGGAVAASREISLAFL from the coding sequence ATGTATCGAACCGGACACTACGGCGCAGCACTGCTGGTGTACGCTCCGATCGGCTTCGTCCTGCTGGCGGCGGGGTTCGACGAGCTAGCGGCCGTCGGTGCGGTGGTCGTCGCCGGCGGATCGATGGTCCCGGACTGGGACCAGAAGGTGCCCTTCATCTCCCACCGCGGCATCACGCATACGATCTGGTTCGCCCTCCTCGCTGGTGCGCTTCTCGGTGCGGCGGGCTGGTACGTCGGCGAGGGGATGGCTCCACGAGCTCAGCTCGGGCTCGCCGCCTTCGGGGCCCTCCTCGGGATCGTGACCATCGGCGCCCACATTCTGGCCGACGCGCTCACGCCCATGGGAATTCGGCCCTTCGAGCCCCTGGGACACGGCTCGTACTCCCTGGAGTTGACCAACGCGTCGAACCCCATCGGCAACGGACTCCTCCTGGTGCTCGGCCTACTTGCGACCGGTGGCGCCGTCGCCGCCAGCCGCGAGATCTCACTCGCTTTTCTCTGA
- a CDS encoding amino acid ABC transporter ATP-binding protein — MMRLSNVSHAYDEEPVLEDVSVSVSPGEVVGIIGPSGVGKTTLLRILALFMQPQEGAVELDGQAAWGTDDRTRLQLRRKVGMVFQEASLFDGTVAQNVEYGLRVRRSWPARLQAAILDVLGLREAPPAIEEALDIVELTDKRDQAASSLSGGEAQRVSFARALAYDPTYLLLDEPTSDLDPRNTGLIEDAIRRARDRGLGVVIATHDMHQAQRVADRVGVLLGNGITEIGPTDQIFEDPADERTRQFIAGDLVY; from the coding sequence ATGATGCGGCTCTCGAACGTCTCTCACGCGTACGACGAAGAGCCAGTTCTCGAGGACGTGTCCGTCTCGGTTTCCCCGGGAGAAGTAGTCGGGATTATCGGTCCGTCGGGAGTCGGCAAGACGACGCTATTGCGGATACTCGCACTGTTCATGCAACCTCAGGAGGGCGCCGTCGAACTCGACGGTCAAGCCGCCTGGGGGACAGACGACCGAACCCGACTACAACTGCGCAGAAAAGTCGGGATGGTGTTTCAGGAGGCCAGTCTCTTCGACGGAACGGTCGCCCAGAACGTAGAGTACGGGCTTCGAGTTCGCCGGTCCTGGCCGGCGCGACTGCAGGCCGCTATCCTCGATGTCTTGGGCTTACGAGAGGCCCCGCCAGCCATCGAGGAGGCACTGGACATCGTCGAGCTTACCGACAAGCGAGACCAGGCCGCCAGCTCGCTTTCGGGGGGCGAGGCCCAGCGGGTTTCCTTCGCCCGGGCGCTGGCATATGACCCGACCTACCTGCTGCTCGACGAACCCACCTCCGATCTGGATCCCCGAAACACGGGACTGATCGAAGACGCGATCAGGCGAGCCCGTGATCGGGGACTCGGTGTCGTGATCGCGACCCACGATATGCACCAGGCCCAACGGGTCGCCGATCGGGTCGGTGTTCTCCTTGGAAACGGCATCACGGAGATCGGCCCGACCGACCAGATTTTCGAGGACCCGGCGGATGAACGAACCCGGCAGTTCATCGCCGGGGACCTCGTGTACTGA
- a CDS encoding ABC transporter permease yields the protein MESAIHLLPAVLELPFRDGYVWSTLWVSLTVSVTAVVLSALVSIPVAIVMGFANFPGKQFVKSVINTGMGFPSVVVGLVVLFAVSNQGPLGAFDLIFTKQAMIMSQFVLATPPITAITLAAITGVDRNVRDAAHVLGGRRFDVALVVLKEARYGIITAILAGFGRAVSEVGSVLIVGGNITSSAGISKTRTLTTAIQLEARQGQYETAMILGAILVVLVLTINAIVIRLGDEGSMNR from the coding sequence GTGGAGTCAGCAATCCACCTGCTACCCGCGGTCCTGGAGTTGCCGTTTCGGGACGGGTATGTCTGGAGCACGCTCTGGGTTTCACTCACTGTCAGCGTCACCGCCGTCGTCCTGAGTGCGCTGGTCAGCATCCCGGTAGCGATCGTAATGGGGTTCGCGAACTTCCCCGGTAAACAGTTCGTGAAATCAGTCATCAACACCGGCATGGGGTTCCCGAGCGTCGTGGTGGGGCTCGTCGTCCTCTTTGCCGTCTCCAATCAGGGTCCACTCGGTGCCTTCGATTTGATCTTCACGAAGCAGGCGATGATCATGTCCCAGTTCGTCCTGGCGACCCCACCGATCACGGCGATTACCCTGGCGGCGATCACCGGCGTGGACAGAAACGTCCGGGACGCGGCCCACGTTCTGGGCGGCCGACGGTTCGACGTCGCCCTGGTCGTGCTCAAGGAGGCCCGATACGGGATCATCACCGCAATCCTCGCCGGGTTCGGCCGGGCGGTCAGCGAGGTCGGGTCGGTGCTCATCGTCGGCGGGAACATCACGAGTTCAGCCGGGATCTCGAAGACGAGGACGCTGACCACCGCCATTCAGCTCGAAGCACGGCAAGGCCAGTACGAGACGGCGATGATTCTTGGTGCCATACTGGTCGTCCTGGTGCTGACGATAAACGCCATCGTCATCAGACTCGGTGACGAGGGGTCAATGAACCGATGA
- the pstC gene encoding phosphate ABC transporter permease subunit PstC, which yields MTEYSEDPDLAGNRGFQSLREGFYKAVFFTFAAATVLTTIAIILTLLIDAVGFFAEYSVIAFLTGMDWSPSLRPVSFGVLPLVFGTLVVTAIAALIAIPVGTLTAVYLSEYAAPRTRAILKPLLEILAGVPTVIYGFFALVYVTPVIDFFFPSVSTFNVLSASLLVGIMTIPMVSSISEDAMAAVPDSLRRAGYGMGATKYEVTTDIIVPAATSGIVSSYILAISRAIGETMIVTVAMGMQPALPTVRYADVLGLGIPFVHPGEVFLGSGQTMTAAMVQIANSDLAGGTLAYNSLFAIGLTLFVITLLMNVVSNIISERYREEY from the coding sequence ATGACAGAGTACTCCGAGGACCCGGACCTCGCCGGCAATCGGGGCTTCCAGTCCCTCCGGGAAGGGTTCTACAAAGCCGTCTTCTTCACGTTCGCGGCGGCGACGGTTCTCACCACCATCGCGATCATCCTGACGCTTTTAATCGACGCCGTGGGCTTCTTCGCGGAGTACTCGGTGATCGCCTTCCTGACTGGAATGGACTGGAGCCCGAGTCTCCGACCGGTCTCCTTCGGGGTGTTGCCACTGGTCTTTGGCACCCTCGTCGTCACGGCGATCGCCGCCCTGATCGCGATTCCGGTGGGCACGCTCACCGCGGTCTACCTGAGCGAGTATGCTGCCCCCCGCACACGAGCGATCCTCAAACCGCTGCTCGAAATTCTCGCCGGCGTCCCGACGGTGATCTATGGCTTCTTCGCCCTGGTCTATGTGACCCCGGTCATCGACTTTTTCTTCCCGAGTGTCTCGACGTTCAACGTCCTTTCAGCCTCGCTTTTGGTCGGCATCATGACGATCCCGATGGTCTCCTCGATCTCCGAGGACGCGATGGCTGCCGTTCCGGACTCGTTGCGTCGGGCCGGCTACGGCATGGGCGCGACGAAGTACGAGGTCACCACGGACATCATCGTCCCCGCAGCGACCTCGGGGATCGTCTCCTCGTACATCCTCGCCATCTCGCGAGCCATCGGCGAGACGATGATCGTCACGGTCGCGATGGGGATGCAGCCCGCGCTCCCGACGGTGCGGTACGCGGACGTGCTGGGCCTCGGTATCCCATTCGTCCACCCCGGAGAGGTCTTCCTCGGCTCCGGGCAGACGATGACCGCCGCGATGGTCCAAATCGCCAACAGCGACCTCGCTGGGGGCACGCTGGCCTACAACAGCCTCTTCGCAATCGGACTGACCCTCTTTGTCATCACACTTCTCATGAACGTCGTGAGCAACATCATCTCGGAGCGCTACCGGGAGGAATACTGA
- a CDS encoding TOBE domain-containing protein, with amino-acid sequence MDPSFEAQLQEGEVVFTARDAALLEAIREAGSLNKAAAELGRSYARCQKRVTTLESAFGTLVERTRGGAGGGGSQVTDAGESLLQRFERLETGYAAVAEVTETVFEGTVTSRDGEIAEIETDAGLTRALVPPGVEEVAVGIRADAVTLHAPSDAPAAGGTSARNRFEGTVESITSGERVHQVDVDVGAPTPLTVLVTEKSRQRLGLEPGTPVVATVKATAVRCTNAGP; translated from the coding sequence ATGGATCCGAGTTTCGAGGCGCAGTTGCAGGAGGGCGAAGTCGTCTTTACAGCCCGGGATGCGGCGCTCCTCGAAGCCATCCGAGAAGCAGGGTCGCTGAACAAGGCCGCGGCCGAACTCGGCCGCTCCTACGCCCGCTGTCAAAAGCGGGTTACGACCCTCGAATCGGCGTTTGGCACGCTCGTCGAGCGGACCCGGGGAGGGGCCGGTGGCGGCGGCAGCCAGGTGACGGACGCCGGCGAGTCACTCCTGCAGCGATTCGAACGGCTGGAGACCGGATACGCCGCCGTTGCCGAGGTCACGGAGACCGTCTTCGAGGGGACGGTGACCTCCCGGGACGGGGAGATCGCCGAAATAGAGACCGACGCGGGACTGACCCGGGCGCTGGTGCCGCCGGGCGTCGAAGAGGTCGCCGTCGGCATTCGAGCCGACGCCGTAACCCTACACGCGCCGAGCGACGCGCCAGCGGCCGGCGGCACCAGCGCCCGCAACCGCTTCGAGGGGACCGTCGAGTCGATTACATCCGGTGAGCGAGTGCACCAGGTCGACGTGGACGTGGGCGCGCCGACCCCGCTCACGGTGCTGGTCACCGAGAAGAGCCGACAGCGACTCGGACTCGAACCCGGCACGCCAGTCGTCGCGACCGTCAAGGCCACGGCCGTCCGCTGTACGAATGCCGGACCATGA
- a CDS encoding VOC family protein — protein MSPSTPGIHHVTAIGADPGRNRQFYTETLGLRLVKRSVNQDDPTVYHLFYGDREGNPGTSMTVFPYPGATPGESGSGQATTVQFTIPDAAVEFWLDRLDEAGIDRDEPIERFGDTVIPLRDPDGLALELVATDAPAGSPPAGPVPEAHAIRGFFGVTLTVAADEGFTGLLEAMGYQETDRTAARTRYESSGELGAVLDVQVDPEAPRGRQGAGTVHHVAFRVGESTQAEWRALLQDRGLRPTEVIDRKWFESVYARTPAGILFEFATAEPGYTVDEALEDLGTKLVLPDWLEERRAEIEAELPPFDSNVNA, from the coding sequence ATGAGCCCGTCAACACCCGGTATCCACCACGTCACGGCCATCGGGGCCGATCCGGGGCGGAATCGCCAGTTCTACACGGAGACGTTGGGTCTCCGGCTGGTGAAACGAAGTGTCAACCAGGACGATCCCACGGTCTATCACCTCTTCTACGGCGACCGCGAGGGCAATCCCGGGACGAGTATGACCGTGTTCCCCTATCCGGGGGCCACGCCGGGCGAGTCCGGGAGCGGCCAGGCCACGACCGTCCAGTTCACGATTCCGGACGCGGCCGTCGAGTTCTGGCTCGACCGCCTGGACGAAGCGGGAATCGACCGGGACGAACCGATCGAACGGTTCGGCGACACTGTCATCCCGCTCAGGGACCCGGACGGGCTGGCACTCGAACTCGTGGCGACCGACGCGCCCGCGGGAAGCCCCCCGGCGGGACCGGTGCCCGAAGCACACGCGATCCGGGGCTTTTTCGGCGTGACACTCACGGTCGCGGCCGATGAGGGCTTTACCGGACTCCTGGAGGCGATGGGCTATCAGGAGACCGACCGGACGGCGGCCAGAACCCGCTACGAATCGAGTGGCGAACTGGGAGCCGTCCTCGACGTGCAAGTCGACCCGGAGGCCCCGCGTGGCCGACAGGGCGCTGGCACGGTCCATCACGTTGCCTTCCGCGTAGGAGAGTCGACACAGGCCGAGTGGCGAGCGTTACTCCAGGATCGTGGATTGCGCCCGACCGAGGTAATCGACCGGAAGTGGTTCGAGTCGGTCTATGCCCGGACACCCGCCGGGATCCTCTTCGAGTTCGCCACGGCGGAGCCGGGGTACACCGTCGACGAGGCCCTCGAGGACCTGGGCACGAAACTCGTGCTGCCCGACTGGCTCGAAGAGCGCCGGGCGGAGATCGAAGCCGAACTGCCACCCTTTGATAGCAACGTCAATGCGTGA
- the pstB gene encoding phosphate ABC transporter ATP-binding protein PstB, with translation MSSEWSATGLDDSQPESERDIERIPPEETIIEAEGLDVYYGEERALNDVSMSIPEQEVTAIIGPSGCGKSTFLRSINRMNDLIDIARVTGELRFKGKNVYDDDVDPVALRRQVGMVFQAPNPFPKSIYDNVAYGPRIQNDTENLDERVERALRQAALWDEVSDRLDERGTDLSGGQQQRLCIARAIAVDPEVILMDEPASALDPVATSKIEDLIDELAEDYTVVIVTHNMQQAARISDKTAVFLTGGHLVEYGDTDRIFQNPRNERVEDYISGKFG, from the coding sequence ATGAGTAGCGAGTGGTCAGCGACCGGTCTGGACGATTCCCAGCCCGAGAGCGAGCGGGACATCGAGCGGATTCCCCCGGAGGAGACGATCATCGAAGCCGAGGGGCTTGATGTCTACTACGGCGAGGAGCGGGCGCTCAACGACGTGTCCATGTCGATCCCCGAGCAGGAGGTCACCGCCATCATCGGCCCCTCCGGCTGTGGGAAATCCACGTTCCTCCGCTCGATCAACCGGATGAACGACCTCATCGACATCGCCCGTGTCACCGGCGAACTCCGATTCAAGGGGAAGAACGTCTACGACGACGACGTCGATCCGGTGGCCCTGCGCCGCCAGGTCGGGATGGTCTTTCAGGCCCCCAACCCGTTCCCGAAGAGCATCTACGACAACGTCGCCTACGGCCCGCGCATCCAGAACGACACCGAGAACCTGGACGAGCGGGTCGAACGGGCGCTGCGGCAGGCCGCCCTCTGGGACGAGGTCTCGGATCGACTCGACGAGCGCGGGACCGACCTCTCGGGCGGGCAGCAACAGCGGCTCTGCATCGCGCGGGCCATCGCCGTCGATCCCGAAGTCATCCTGATGGACGAGCCGGCAAGCGCACTGGACCCGGTCGCGACCTCCAAAATCGAGGACCTCATCGACGAACTCGCCGAGGACTACACCGTCGTGATCGTCACGCACAACATGCAACAGGCCGCCCGGATCTCGGACAAGACGGCGGTCTTCCTGACCGGCGGCCATCTCGTCGAGTACGGGGACACCGATCGGATCTTCCAGAACCCGCGCAACGAGCGGGTCGAGGATTACATCTCCGGGAAGTTCGGGTAG
- a CDS encoding PstS family phosphate ABC transporter substrate-binding protein, with amino-acid sequence MARDDGRNTLTRRRLIAGAGAAGATILAGCTSTDNDGGTTSEGLSGAIEISGSSTVFPLAEAVAEQFMKDHPQVDISVKSTGTGGGFENHFSRGRSQFNNASRQITDAEEDMCADNGIEPLELRVATDALTVVVNNEAEWIDCITVEELRQVWSADGPDTWQEINSDWPDETIERYGPADTSGTFDYFREEILGEEYNHSSDYQPTEQDNLIVQGVQGSEFAVGYFGFSYYYNNPDSVKALAIDGGDGCVDPSVETAKSGEYTPLSRPLFTYAAKGALAEEHVAEFARFYVEQSGNQELVADRVGYVPNTEAAVDEQLAALETAIEDAG; translated from the coding sequence ATGGCACGAGACGACGGGCGTAACACACTGACTCGCCGCCGGTTGATCGCAGGCGCTGGCGCAGCCGGGGCAACTATTCTCGCGGGCTGTACGAGTACCGACAACGACGGCGGGACGACGAGCGAGGGACTGTCCGGAGCCATCGAGATTTCGGGCTCCTCGACGGTCTTCCCGCTGGCCGAGGCGGTCGCCGAGCAGTTCATGAAAGACCACCCCCAAGTCGACATCTCCGTGAAGTCCACCGGGACCGGCGGGGGCTTCGAGAACCACTTCAGCCGGGGCCGTTCACAGTTCAACAACGCCAGCCGACAGATCACCGACGCCGAGGAGGACATGTGTGCGGACAACGGGATCGAGCCCCTCGAACTCAGGGTCGCGACCGACGCGCTGACCGTCGTCGTGAACAACGAAGCGGAGTGGATCGATTGTATAACCGTCGAGGAACTCCGGCAGGTCTGGAGCGCCGACGGACCGGACACCTGGCAGGAGATCAACTCGGACTGGCCGGACGAGACCATCGAACGATACGGCCCCGCCGACACCTCCGGGACCTTCGATTACTTCCGCGAGGAGATTCTCGGCGAGGAGTACAACCACTCGAGTGACTACCAGCCGACCGAACAGGACAACCTCATCGTCCAGGGCGTCCAGGGAAGCGAGTTCGCGGTGGGGTACTTCGGCTTCTCGTATTACTACAACAACCCGGACAGCGTGAAGGCACTGGCCATCGACGGCGGTGACGGGTGTGTCGATCCGTCCGTCGAGACCGCCAAGAGCGGCGAGTACACCCCGCTCTCCCGACCGCTGTTCACCTACGCCGCGAAGGGGGCCCTCGCCGAGGAGCACGTCGCCGAGTTCGCCCGCTTCTACGTCGAGCAGAGCGGCAACCAGGAACTCGTTGCCGACCGTGTCGGGTACGTGCCGAACACGGAGGCGGCGGTCGATGAACAGCTCGCGGCACTCGAGACGGCGATCGAGGACGCCGGCTGA
- the pstA gene encoding phosphate ABC transporter permease PstA, whose amino-acid sequence MDEQSTDSAFAGVSRLRGQVFAALAKGASWLGILVLAWLLFMVVVDAFGLPAASVGWYLGAAVGFGVPLLAYGAYIRRTRPELGWIAVRSTVIPPGGLVLAGALFILFLVFEPVHWLTYYTVGVLPAVAVYGHFASREDTRAPLFATAVGVIGLGLGVFVDAALPVKPMPWASLVWVLSVPAGAIIAWREATGDRRRQATIVGLTALGGVLASFVGPATIGVTPDTSVILYVAAVLPVGWYYGHVLAADRSAWPGLLAPGVAVLAIGLGITLGDLIGATGPDPVLDWQFLTSAPSTIPENAGLFPAMVGSVFIITIVALVSFVVGVGAAIYLEEYAPQTGLGGTITRIIRVNISNLAGVPSVVYGLLGLGLFVNLIGMGMGIVLVAGLTLSLLILPIVIISAQEAIRSVPEEVRQASYGMGATRWQTIRNVVLPRAVPGVLTGTILALSRAIGETAPLLMIGAATTVFRPPTGFASQVSAMPLQVFYWSFHQKSAFRELIAPAGVVTLLVVMLSMNVLAIYLRNRYEQQT is encoded by the coding sequence ATGGACGAGCAATCCACCGACTCGGCCTTTGCCGGGGTGAGCCGACTGCGCGGGCAGGTCTTCGCCGCGCTCGCGAAGGGAGCCTCGTGGCTCGGAATCCTCGTCCTCGCCTGGTTGCTCTTCATGGTCGTCGTCGACGCCTTCGGGCTTCCGGCGGCCAGCGTGGGCTGGTATCTCGGTGCCGCTGTTGGTTTCGGCGTGCCACTGCTGGCCTATGGCGCGTACATCCGTCGGACCCGTCCCGAACTCGGATGGATCGCGGTCAGGTCGACGGTCATCCCGCCGGGTGGGCTCGTCCTCGCCGGCGCGCTTTTCATCCTCTTCCTGGTCTTCGAGCCGGTCCACTGGCTCACCTACTACACCGTCGGCGTGCTCCCGGCCGTGGCAGTCTATGGCCACTTCGCCAGCCGCGAGGACACTCGCGCGCCGCTCTTTGCCACCGCCGTCGGCGTGATCGGGCTCGGCCTCGGCGTGTTCGTCGACGCCGCGCTTCCGGTCAAACCGATGCCCTGGGCCAGCCTCGTGTGGGTGCTTTCCGTCCCGGCCGGGGCGATAATCGCCTGGCGGGAGGCGACCGGAGACAGACGGCGGCAGGCCACGATCGTCGGTCTGACCGCACTCGGCGGCGTGCTGGCGAGTTTCGTCGGCCCGGCGACCATCGGGGTGACCCCCGACACGTCGGTCATCCTCTACGTGGCCGCCGTCTTGCCGGTCGGCTGGTATTACGGCCACGTGCTTGCGGCGGATCGCAGCGCCTGGCCCGGACTGCTGGCCCCGGGAGTCGCCGTGCTCGCGATTGGGCTCGGTATTACCCTCGGTGACCTCATCGGCGCAACTGGCCCGGACCCGGTCCTCGACTGGCAGTTCCTCACGAGTGCGCCCTCGACCATCCCCGAGAACGCCGGCCTGTTCCCAGCGATGGTCGGGTCGGTGTTCATCATCACCATCGTGGCCCTGGTCTCCTTCGTGGTGGGCGTGGGCGCAGCCATCTACCTCGAGGAGTACGCCCCACAGACGGGGCTCGGCGGGACGATAACCCGGATCATCCGGGTCAACATCTCGAATCTGGCTGGCGTGCCCTCCGTCGTCTACGGCCTGCTGGGCCTGGGGCTCTTCGTCAATCTCATCGGAATGGGGATGGGAATCGTCCTCGTGGCGGGGCTCACACTCTCCCTGTTGATCCTCCCGATCGTGATCATCTCCGCCCAGGAGGCCATCCGATCGGTTCCGGAGGAGGTGCGACAGGCCTCCTACGGCATGGGCGCGACCCGGTGGCAGACGATCCGGAACGTGGTGCTCCCCCGGGCGGTTCCGGGGGTACTCACCGGGACGATCCTGGCCCTGAGCCGGGCCATCGGTGAGACGGCCCCGCTCCTGATGATCGGGGCCGCGACGACGGTCTTCCGGCCGCCCACGGGCTTTGCGAGCCAGGTCTCGGCGATGCCCCTGCAGGTCTTCTACTGGTCGTTCCACCAGAAGTCGGCCTTCAGGGAACTCATCGCACCGGCCGGCGTCGTCACCCTGCTCGTCGTAATGCTCTCGATGAACGTCCTCGCGATTTACCTTCGCAACAGGTATGAACAGCAGACATAA